One Vicinamibacteria bacterium genomic window carries:
- a CDS encoding ATP-binding protein, producing the protein TVLILAVVSVSSNYLIGKSESFKPDFLARVFLYGFTLVNLTILAVLLFVLGRNLIKLFIERRRSVRGAKFKTKLVVIFTGFALLPSALIVLVGSRLISTAVERWFSHPVEQVLVGAQDIVEHYYHEKQENATAYARRLSSDVSREGLLEPGRLSRLGRTIEARLTQYRLDMITVLSREQALWTSARPGLPQYNPDSTIRLAETGLRGEESLRQDSLGDGTLIQYVSPIFRRESKEVAGSVVVSYFIPKSIAATLEDVNQNANVYQQAEAQKEPIQDLYLSFFVMVSLLLLLSSTWLGLYLAKRITVPVGELVEATERVMAGDLDQPVRGPAVDELGLLMESFNRMTAKLKSSQERLESSRLDLETKNRELDRRRLYMETVLENITTGIVSLDGEGCVTGMNQAARRLLAFDGPVAGRHYRDLFRDETLLVLRRLLDEMLPVEGRPPMEDEVDVSVGERELHLSVYITTVSGADQEASGLLMVLDDLTQLLRAQKVAAWREVARRLAHEIKNPLTPIQLSAQRIRKHFRARSAELPRVVEEGTGTIIEEVESLKNLVDEFSQFARMPSVSVDAHQLNPLLSGTLELYEGLFSELEIARRFEEGIPRVLVDPELIRRVFINIIDNAIEANSRKGRVEVSTHFDPDLQVARVEVADDGPGIPPADRDKLFMPYYSTKRRGSGLGLAIVKRIVAEHRGRVRIEENEPRGARFVIELPVDVSLDVAGAAASRPSVDTPASGDR; encoded by the coding sequence TGACGGTTCTGATTCTTGCCGTGGTGAGCGTCTCCAGCAATTATCTAATCGGCAAATCCGAGTCGTTCAAGCCAGACTTTCTCGCACGAGTCTTCCTCTACGGGTTCACTTTGGTGAACCTCACGATACTCGCCGTCCTCCTCTTCGTTCTGGGACGAAATCTGATCAAGCTCTTCATCGAGAGACGGCGGTCGGTGCGCGGGGCCAAGTTCAAGACGAAGCTCGTCGTCATCTTTACCGGATTCGCCCTGCTTCCCTCGGCTCTCATCGTCCTGGTCGGGAGTCGATTGATTTCTACCGCAGTGGAACGCTGGTTCTCGCATCCGGTCGAGCAGGTGCTGGTGGGTGCCCAGGACATCGTCGAGCACTACTATCACGAGAAGCAGGAGAACGCCACGGCCTATGCCCGACGGCTCTCGAGCGACGTGAGCCGAGAGGGCCTGCTCGAGCCCGGTCGCCTTTCGCGCCTCGGCCGGACCATCGAAGCGCGCCTTACCCAGTATCGACTCGATATGATCACCGTGCTGTCTCGGGAGCAAGCCCTCTGGACCTCGGCTCGCCCTGGCCTGCCGCAGTACAATCCGGACTCGACGATCCGTCTCGCCGAGACCGGGCTGCGCGGCGAAGAGTCGTTGCGTCAGGATTCCCTGGGCGACGGCACTCTCATCCAGTACGTCTCGCCGATTTTCCGCCGCGAGAGTAAAGAAGTCGCCGGCTCGGTCGTCGTTTCCTATTTCATCCCCAAGTCGATTGCCGCGACGCTCGAGGACGTCAACCAGAATGCCAATGTCTACCAGCAGGCAGAAGCTCAGAAAGAACCAATCCAGGATCTCTATCTCTCGTTCTTCGTCATGGTGTCGCTGCTGCTGCTACTGTCGTCTACCTGGCTCGGGCTCTATCTGGCGAAGAGGATAACCGTCCCCGTAGGGGAGCTCGTGGAGGCGACCGAACGGGTGATGGCCGGCGATCTGGATCAACCCGTGAGGGGGCCGGCGGTGGACGAGCTCGGTCTTCTGATGGAGTCTTTCAACCGAATGACGGCCAAGCTCAAGAGCAGCCAGGAGAGGCTCGAATCGTCGCGACTGGATCTCGAGACCAAGAACCGCGAGCTCGACCGCAGGCGACTGTATATGGAAACGGTGCTGGAGAACATCACCACCGGGATCGTTTCACTCGATGGTGAGGGGTGCGTGACGGGGATGAACCAAGCCGCCCGGCGGCTGCTCGCCTTCGACGGCCCGGTGGCCGGGCGTCACTATCGTGACCTCTTTCGAGACGAAACGCTCCTTGTCCTCAGGCGGCTGCTCGATGAGATGCTCCCGGTCGAAGGACGTCCTCCGATGGAAGACGAGGTCGACGTAAGCGTTGGGGAGCGAGAGCTCCACCTCTCGGTCTATATCACGACGGTTTCCGGAGCGGACCAGGAGGCCTCGGGGCTGCTGATGGTGCTCGACGATCTGACGCAGCTTTTGAGGGCACAAAAAGTGGCGGCCTGGCGCGAGGTCGCCCGGCGACTGGCTCACGAGATCAAGAACCCTTTGACTCCGATTCAACTTTCGGCGCAGCGCATACGAAAGCATTTCCGGGCGCGTTCGGCCGAGCTTCCCCGGGTCGTCGAAGAGGGCACCGGCACCATCATCGAAGAGGTCGAATCTCTCAAGAACCTCGTGGACGAGTTTTCCCAGTTCGCCCGGATGCCATCGGTTTCCGTCGACGCTCACCAGCTCAACCCCTTGCTCTCGGGAACGCTCGAGCTCTACGAAGGCCTGTTTTCCGAGCTCGAGATCGCGAGGCGCTTCGAGGAAGGCATACCGCGCGTCCTGGTGGATCCCGAGCTCATAAGACGGGTCTTCATCAACATCATCGACAATGCGATCGAAGCAAACAGCCGAAAGGGGCGGGTCGAGGTATCGACGCACTTCGATCCGGACCTTCAAGTGGCGCGGGTCGAAGTGGCCGACGACGGCCCCGGGATCCCCCCCGCCGATCGGGACAAGCTCTTCATGCCCTACTATTCGACGAAGAGGCGCGGAAGCGGCCTGGGACTTGCCATCGTCAAGCGAATCGTGGCCGAGCACCGGGGGCGAGTTCGCATCGAGGAGAACGAACCGAGAGGCGCGCGGTTCGTGATCGAGCTTCCCGTGGACGTCTCCCTGGATGTTGCCGGCGCCGCGGCGTCTCGGCCGAGCGTCGATACGCCGGCGAGTGGAGATCGCTAG
- a CDS encoding sigma-54 dependent transcriptional regulator produces MERILVVDDEAGVRTSLRGILEDEGYRVECVATAEAALARLSARRYDLVLLDIWLPNMDGMEALHKIREKDIDTAVIMISGHGTIENAVKAIQLGAYNFVEKPLSLDKTVIAVNNALRQRRLEAENRYLRERVESKQVLIGESASMRELRKQIAIAAPTNGRVLVFGENGTGKELVARSIHAQSLRKDGNFVEVNCAAIPEELIESELFGHVKGAFTGAVSNRKGKFESADSGTLFLDEVGDMSLKTQAKVLRVLQEQKFEAVGSTESVEVDCRVIAATNKDLEREIASGSFREDLFFRLNVIPFYMPPLRERREDIPSLVAHFIEEFSVEYGKRPKTTSPEAMEMLMSYQWPGNVRELKNVIERLVIMITGDVVGVGDLPNVLRRGRGDVFETVGDFRSLSSAREAFERGFILKTLQKNGGNVSRTAEALQIERSHLYRKMKAYGIR; encoded by the coding sequence ATGGAACGCATCCTCGTCGTCGATGACGAAGCGGGCGTCCGCACGTCGCTTCGTGGAATCCTCGAGGACGAGGGATACCGGGTCGAATGCGTTGCCACCGCCGAGGCAGCGCTCGCCCGTCTCTCCGCCCGTCGCTACGATCTGGTTCTGCTCGACATCTGGCTTCCCAACATGGACGGTATGGAGGCCCTCCACAAGATTCGGGAGAAAGATATCGATACCGCCGTCATCATGATATCCGGCCACGGCACCATCGAGAACGCAGTGAAGGCGATTCAGCTCGGCGCCTACAATTTCGTCGAAAAGCCGCTCTCGCTCGACAAGACCGTCATCGCGGTAAACAACGCCCTCAGACAGCGACGCCTCGAAGCCGAGAATCGCTACCTGCGCGAACGAGTCGAATCGAAACAGGTCCTCATTGGGGAGAGTGCATCCATGCGGGAGCTCAGGAAGCAGATCGCGATAGCCGCCCCCACGAATGGACGCGTGCTCGTATTCGGCGAGAACGGGACGGGGAAGGAGCTCGTGGCGCGCTCGATCCACGCGCAATCGTTGAGGAAAGACGGGAACTTCGTCGAAGTGAACTGCGCGGCGATACCGGAGGAGCTCATCGAGAGTGAGCTCTTCGGGCACGTCAAGGGTGCTTTCACCGGAGCGGTCTCGAACCGAAAAGGGAAGTTCGAGAGCGCCGATTCCGGAACGTTGTTCCTCGATGAAGTGGGCGACATGAGCCTGAAGACCCAGGCGAAGGTGCTTCGGGTGCTGCAAGAGCAGAAGTTCGAGGCCGTCGGGAGCACGGAATCGGTGGAGGTCGATTGCCGCGTCATCGCGGCAACCAACAAAGATCTCGAACGAGAGATTGCCTCCGGCAGTTTTCGAGAGGATCTCTTTTTCCGGCTCAACGTGATCCCCTTCTACATGCCGCCGCTTCGGGAAAGGCGCGAGGATATTCCGAGTCTCGTGGCCCATTTCATCGAGGAGTTTTCGGTCGAGTACGGCAAGAGGCCCAAGACGACGAGCCCCGAGGCCATGGAGATGCTCATGTCCTACCAGTGGCCCGGCAACGTCCGCGAGCTCAAGAACGTGATCGAGAGGTTGGTCATCATGATCACCGGGGACGTGGTCGGGGTCGGCGACCTCCCCAACGTTCTCCGCCGCGGTCGTGGCGACGTCTTCGAGACCGTGGGGGACTTCCGATCGCTTTCGAGCGCCCGAGAGGCGTTCGAGCGCGGTTTCATTCTCAAGACGCTCCAGAAGAATGGCGGAAACGTCTCCCGCACCGCGGAGGCGCTCCAGATCGAGCGTTCCCATCTCTACCGGAAGATGAAAGCTTACGGCATTCGATGA
- the ftcD gene encoding glutamate formimidoyltransferase, translating into MKLDPLVEIVPNVSEGRRRDVVHAIADSLGRAEGVWLLDVHSDPSHNRSVLTAVVRPGALTNAVSRLVSPSLELIDMRTQRGEHPCIGSVDVLPFVPLRGLSPTRLQALVRETARTVAESFGLPVFLYADSSPRGHRRELAQLRRGGFQGLSGRMASGELVPDFGPGEPHPTAGAMAVGVRDFLIAYNVNLRTENVAVAKAIARAIRASNRGLPRVQALGFELTPRGCVQVSMNLTDFRVSSLETVFRAVEKEARRHKVEIAGSEIVGLLPRAATFENIVERLALEEPPGILEEKISEAHRMP; encoded by the coding sequence ATGAAACTCGACCCGCTCGTCGAGATCGTCCCGAACGTCAGTGAAGGCCGGAGACGTGACGTCGTTCACGCGATCGCCGACTCGCTCGGTCGGGCCGAGGGCGTATGGCTTCTGGACGTCCACAGCGACCCTTCGCACAATCGAAGCGTACTGACGGCGGTCGTGAGGCCGGGTGCGCTTACGAACGCGGTCAGCCGACTCGTGTCGCCCTCGCTCGAGCTCATCGACATGAGAACCCAGCGGGGCGAGCACCCCTGCATCGGATCGGTCGACGTTCTTCCTTTCGTGCCCCTCCGAGGACTCTCCCCGACCCGGCTGCAAGCGCTCGTCCGCGAAACCGCGAGGACGGTTGCGGAATCGTTCGGGCTTCCGGTGTTTCTGTACGCTGACTCGAGCCCCCGCGGCCATCGGCGGGAGCTGGCGCAGCTTCGGCGCGGGGGCTTCCAGGGGCTCTCGGGGCGCATGGCGTCCGGCGAGCTCGTGCCCGACTTTGGCCCAGGAGAACCTCACCCTACCGCGGGGGCGATGGCAGTCGGGGTCCGGGACTTTCTGATCGCTTACAATGTGAACCTCCGGACCGAAAACGTCGCCGTCGCCAAGGCGATCGCGAGGGCCATCCGCGCTTCGAACCGGGGGTTGCCTCGGGTTCAGGCGCTGGGTTTCGAGCTCACCCCAAGAGGGTGCGTACAAGTTTCCATGAATCTCACCGACTTCCGCGTGTCCTCCCTCGAGACAGTTTTTCGCGCGGTCGAGAAGGAGGCGCGCCGGCACAAGGTAGAGATCGCAGGCTCGGAGATCGTGGGGCTCCTCCCGAGAGCAGCCACCTTCGAGAACATCGTGGAAAGACTCGCGCTCGAGGAGCCGCCTGGTATTCTCGAGGAGAAGATTTCGGAGGCTCATCGAATGCCGTAA
- a CDS encoding RDD family protein — protein sequence MLAVICPGCGARRKTRGEQADWRDQVREVVDRHRERKRREISRRDDEARQLSIFPEAPEEDEQSRVERLRRAEIRARVEERVKKRRPTPSAGRLFEAGELPLPSGSAAARKLRAEGEWEPIDTTTAEFEPITEFEENFELDTDSMEKEQSSEAAFASLGPASVGERAIAGVIDIVFVVSIQLTLFYLTTHLVAQRIGALPRSALAAMAVVGAVLAAGYYLFFWALSGQTLGKLLTGGRVVDRRGRALGFARAASRLAGALLAALPLGAGFIGLWTDPERRGWHDRIAGTKVVRG from the coding sequence GTGCTCGCAGTCATTTGTCCCGGTTGCGGCGCCCGGCGAAAGACGCGTGGCGAGCAGGCGGACTGGCGTGATCAGGTCCGGGAAGTGGTCGATCGGCACCGGGAGAGGAAACGCCGAGAGATCTCGAGGCGCGACGACGAGGCGCGACAGCTCTCCATCTTTCCCGAAGCTCCCGAGGAGGACGAGCAGTCGCGAGTCGAGCGGCTCCGACGAGCCGAGATCCGGGCGAGGGTCGAAGAGCGCGTGAAGAAGCGACGACCCACTCCGTCTGCGGGACGCCTCTTCGAGGCGGGTGAGCTTCCGTTACCCTCGGGATCTGCGGCGGCACGGAAGCTGCGCGCCGAAGGCGAATGGGAGCCCATCGACACGACCACGGCGGAGTTCGAGCCAATCACCGAGTTCGAGGAGAACTTCGAGCTCGACACCGATTCGATGGAAAAGGAGCAGAGCTCGGAGGCAGCGTTCGCGAGTCTGGGGCCAGCCTCGGTCGGAGAGCGAGCAATCGCTGGGGTCATCGACATCGTCTTCGTCGTGTCGATCCAGCTGACGCTCTTCTACCTGACGACGCATCTCGTTGCTCAGCGCATCGGCGCGCTGCCACGTTCCGCTCTCGCAGCCATGGCGGTGGTGGGAGCCGTGCTCGCGGCCGGGTACTACCTGTTCTTTTGGGCGCTATCGGGGCAAACGCTCGGGAAGCTTCTGACCGGCGGACGGGTCGTGGATCGCCGCGGTCGGGCCCTGGGGTTCGCTCGGGCGGCCTCCCGACTCGCCGGCGCCCTGCTTGCCGCCCTCCCGCTCGGTGCGGGTTTCATCGGCCTCTGGACCGATCCCGAGCGCCGAGGCTGGCACGATCGGATCGCGGGAACGAAAGTCGTCCGCGGCTGA
- a CDS encoding NFACT RNA binding domain-containing protein, with protein MDRLFLTGLVREHRDSVIGCVVRSAGFDPEASVVVLETSLQRPSALVVSLEREVAGFYRGEPPAGLRPAASLKKWLSGYRVVDFAISDVDRVVTLSLEQTRLSGRKIRTEVVLEVAGSRVALYVVDAESRMVIEAFARGPKRLEPGQSYVSCPPPPQASPLAESVAEFEKRRTTSSKDSLLSASGLTPLLVSELRWLMERHGIDASRAFASLIERLRQPSPMMYVNDDEVLLSPVSLESRRDAFVGRPFGTFNQALAEAVELANTRRRFERRYRRLASAVERSLAKTQRLREKLIEQRKGARTASEHRRFGEQLLAGLSRARRIRADAVAVPDSFDPVGGEIEIEIDPRRSLASNAERYFAMARRAERAARVLDERIRELEQFIGYLEETEVALADVRAEEEVEQLELEAIEEGLIVPAGKRARPERQTEGTRLLPRSFTTGHGGTILVGRSSRGNEALTFRIAQPNDLWFHVAGMPGAHVILKAASVGPADEEVEQAASVAAYYSKARQDSRVEVMVTERRNVSKLKGAPPGTVTVKRYRTLRVSPKVDAETA; from the coding sequence TTGGATCGATTGTTCCTGACGGGGCTGGTCAGGGAGCACCGTGACTCGGTAATCGGCTGCGTCGTCCGTTCGGCAGGTTTCGACCCCGAGGCTTCGGTGGTGGTCCTCGAGACAAGCCTGCAGCGTCCCAGCGCGCTCGTCGTCAGCCTCGAGCGTGAGGTCGCGGGGTTTTATCGAGGGGAGCCGCCCGCGGGGCTGCGTCCTGCCGCGAGCCTCAAGAAGTGGCTATCGGGCTATCGTGTCGTCGACTTCGCCATATCCGACGTCGATCGTGTCGTAACGCTATCGCTCGAGCAGACGAGGCTGAGCGGAAGAAAGATCCGGACCGAGGTCGTACTGGAAGTCGCCGGCTCCCGGGTTGCTCTCTACGTGGTCGACGCCGAGTCGCGAATGGTGATCGAGGCGTTCGCTCGTGGGCCGAAACGGCTCGAGCCAGGGCAGTCATATGTCTCCTGCCCACCGCCCCCTCAGGCCTCGCCCCTTGCCGAGTCCGTGGCGGAGTTCGAGAAACGCCGGACAACGAGCTCGAAAGACTCGCTCCTTTCGGCGAGCGGCCTGACTCCGCTGCTCGTTTCGGAATTGCGATGGCTCATGGAACGACACGGTATCGACGCATCCCGTGCCTTCGCCAGCTTGATCGAGCGATTGCGCCAGCCGTCCCCAATGATGTACGTCAACGATGACGAAGTCCTGCTGTCTCCAGTAAGCCTCGAAAGCCGGAGGGATGCGTTTGTCGGGCGCCCGTTTGGGACCTTCAACCAGGCGCTCGCCGAGGCCGTCGAGCTAGCAAACACGAGACGACGGTTCGAGCGTCGATATCGACGACTCGCGTCGGCGGTCGAAAGGAGTCTCGCGAAGACCCAGAGGCTGCGTGAGAAGCTCATCGAGCAGCGCAAGGGAGCTCGGACCGCCTCCGAGCACCGCCGGTTCGGCGAACAGCTTCTTGCCGGACTCTCCCGGGCGCGGCGGATAAGGGCCGATGCCGTTGCCGTCCCCGACTCTTTCGACCCGGTCGGAGGCGAGATCGAGATCGAGATCGACCCGAGGAGGAGCCTTGCGTCGAACGCCGAGAGATACTTTGCCATGGCACGACGAGCCGAACGTGCGGCACGAGTCCTCGACGAACGGATCCGCGAGCTCGAGCAATTCATCGGATACTTGGAAGAGACCGAGGTGGCGCTCGCCGACGTGAGGGCCGAGGAGGAGGTCGAGCAGCTCGAGCTCGAAGCCATCGAGGAAGGACTCATCGTCCCCGCAGGCAAACGCGCGCGCCCCGAGCGACAAACGGAGGGGACCCGGCTCTTGCCCAGGAGCTTCACCACCGGGCACGGGGGCACGATCCTGGTAGGCCGTTCGTCGCGAGGAAACGAGGCTTTGACTTTTCGAATCGCGCAACCGAACGACCTTTGGTTCCACGTCGCCGGCATGCCGGGGGCGCACGTCATCCTGAAAGCCGCTTCCGTCGGTCCGGCGGACGAGGAGGTCGAGCAAGCGGCAAGCGTCGCCGCCTACTACAGCAAGGCGAGACAGGATTCGCGGGTCGAGGTGATGGTCACCGAGCGCCGCAACGTGAGCAAGCTCAAAGGGGCTCCACCGGGTACCGTAACCGTCAAGCGGTACCGCACCCTGCGAGTCTCGCCGAAGGTCGATGCGGAGACCGCGTGA